Genomic segment of Panicum virgatum strain AP13 chromosome 2K, P.virgatum_v5, whole genome shotgun sequence:
tcattccagtgaagacTACTCACTCGGGAGCCAAACTGGCAGAGCTGTACATATCcaggattgtctgcctacatgGGGTACCTAAGAAGATTGTGTCCGACAGAGGTACTCAGTTCACGTCTCGATTTTGGCAGAAGTTGCATGAGTCAATGGATACGAAGCTGAACTTCAGCTCAGattatcacccgcagacagatgggcagacagaaagGACCAATCAGGTGTTAGAGGATATGCTCCGAGCCTGCGCTCTAAAGCACGAAGGCAGTTGGGATAAGAGCTTGCCGTatgcagagttttcatacaacaatagttaccaGGGCAGTTTGAAGATGACACCatttgaggcattatatggaaGGAAGTGCAGAACTCCATTATATTGGAGTGAGACAGGAGAAAGCCAGTTGttcggccctgagatcataaaAGAGGCCGAACGACAAGTGCAGGTTGTCAGAGAGAATCTGAAAGTGGCACAGtcgaggcagaagagctatgcagacacTCGACGTAGAGAGTTGATCTTTGAAGAAGgagattttgtgtatctcaaaGTGTCACCTATCAGAGGTTTGCGCAGATTCAAGGTTAAGGGGAAGTTGCCACCTCGTTACATTGGACCATTCAAGATCTTGGCCCGGAAGGGTGAAGTAGCTTATGAGCTAGAGCTACCGGCCCGATTGTCCGATGTACACAATGTGTTCCATATATCGCAGTTGAAAAAGTGTTTGAGGGTGCCAGAGGAGGAGTTACCACTGGAGGAACTGAATGTGCAGGatgatctgacttataccgagtaTCCAGTCAAAATTCTGGACACGCTAGAGAGGATTGCTCGGAGTAAGAGGATACGGATGTGtaaagttcagtggagtcatcatgcagaggatgaggctacttgggaaagAGAAGATGAGTTACAGGCAGAATTCCCTCAGCTCTTTGCTagcccagctgaatctcgaggacgagattccttttaaggggggtaggtttgtaacacccgTGTTTTTAAATCAGGAacctaaataaatttaattaggttTGTTAAAGGTTCGAtaaggttttatttaatttctccttgaatttagagcatttgtcgagaattaaataaaatacttAGCCATAAAATGAATATAAGGGAAATaggttttgttgcatttcatgcTGCCTTTGCATCTTATTTTGTTTGTGGTTCAGTTTGAATTCGAATCTttgtgtttgaatttaaattgaaagtGTTTGAACCgtttcagaaaaatgcaaaaccttttctctttctccctctctttcagcccagcccatctctttctttttctctttccccCCGCGGCCCAGAAaccctttcccgcggcccattTTCCTTGCGCCGGCCCATTTTCTCTCCCGGCCCATCCCgtctcccttcccttccctccttCTCTCACCGACGCGTGGGACCCGCTCGTCATCCCCAACCTCGGGGAGGACTCGGACTCTCCCCGAGTCGGGGTGGAGCGCGCGCCGCCCTAgcgtggcccgcacgccaaggggCCCTGCTCCGGTCTATAAAAGGCGCCGCCCGCACCCCTTGAACCCCCATCGAAccgaagccgccgcctccgcataCCCTAGCCTCGGCGCCGCCATTGAAGTTCCACCCGAGCTCGGGCCAACGCTACGCCGCCGTTGTGTCACGCCCCCGCCGCCTTCGAGCCTTCCAGGAGCTTCGCGTCGCGGTGGTGATGCTCGTCGATCCCCTTTCTCCCTCTATCTTGCTTATTCGCACGCGCATTAGCTCGTCggagcaagcgccgccgccactccgccatgcgccgccgcaagcccaCTCCGCTCGCCTAGGCCCTGCGCAGGTGCCGTAGATGGCTTCGCCGCGTCGTGCTTGTGCTTCTCGTACCAACTGCGCTCGAAACGAGTCCCGGACGGCCGATTCGGCCAAGTCCGGCGGACCGCCGTCGCGCGCCGCCGTCtcagcccgccgccggccgttcaacgccgccgccgctcgccccaaCCCGCTCAGGCCGTCCGATCTCGATCCAAGGGTCTAGATTAGATCCCATCTAAGTCAACCAAGCCCTTACCGGTCAACCCAaggaaattttgcaaaagagtccctctattttatcaaatttaagCCACCGTCCTCAGCAGTTCAAAAGAATTTACGATAAAGccctttcttttatgttttagcccctgatcttTTAGGTTTTCCGCAATTTAGTCCTTAAACCTTGTTTTATCCGTAACTTTtccgttttagatccgttttcgaTGATCTTTACGCTCACGCAATCGTTGcaacgagtagaatagtttagtaatattgtttggtgtactgtttcttatcttttgcacttgtttgcttgtatgtgcgTGTTTGGTGCGATAGACGATCCgcagttcgaggagcagcagcaagatcaagACTTCGAAGGACTGGAccagcagcagtttgaggaaggtaagtggacccttgatcatgtttttgacccatgaaatcaccaaatctatcacatttacttttatgtacatgcatgtgtctataatatgatgggaaccgagttaaggacatgcctagtattgtttaccttattccttgatcaacttgggtttaatttcatgttgggtagctatgcTAGTCGCTTTACCTTGGTTATGGGTGGATAATGTTAATACAAATGCTATACATGTTTACTTCATGTTCATGATGGCTTAATATTGTTAATCAAGATCATAtgtgttaattggaacatggagaaccacccaagaaaacagtgcaaccacaatatcatatggctctggtcttggctgaataataagagactctagcttgtgacagtcttaccgaaagggcaagaggttagggagtctttgtaaaggcctcgtagcgtccctatgcaatcatacctaaggaagtgtgatacgGTGCTTGACCTGcacttgcatggttgggtttaaagttctttgaacttttacgcgaattgtggtgaaagtgtacaacctctgcagagtgtaaaactgatatatcagtcgtgctcacggtcacgagcggcttggaccctcacatgataattgaacttgaagttgatctaaatcgatgcTTTTACTTATGGTTATGTTGTTTATCTTTTTATATGCTTATCTTGTGGGTTTAATGGCATATACTTATATctagttaatgcttgctaataaaatatgatcaactaaaattgctgaGTGCAGTTAAACCGTGTCAGTTATTCCTTGCCTTAGCCTTGCATATATTATAGTTGTTTTCCTatcacttgttgagtaccaatcataagtgtactcacccttgcatacttgCCGCTCAAACCATAATAACAACTGTCCGGAGTAtccagaagacttcgaggatttctaggcgtatgtctcccagtcatctgcctgtgctGAAGAAGAATTCCGCTGCTACTCTATAGACGTTTACTTGTTCGCTTAAGACATTCAGTTttgtaataaagtctttaatactctctttacgCTTGCACTCGTTGTGATATTCACTTTATGGTCAATCATATatgtgtaaactgatcctggcgcacatatgagatgcattcggtttgccttcataaaccgggtgtgacagtcTAAGATACCTTCATTAGTCGAATCACCTCTGAGAAGCAATGATAACGAGTCTCATTTTCCTAAAATTAAAACTTTAATGGACCTGTTTGCATTGCCCACAAATTATGGTAATGAGCCCACCGCACTTGCATTTGGCTCCCAATAAGATATGTAAGTGGTGAATTTAGAATTTAGAGTTATTACGGCAATTTCTTCTAGCGAGGTGTATGATGCCCTACATCTGGAAGACCTTATTACCTTCAACATGGATTCATAGGATGCAAGCATTCTATCCTGCCTTAGGGCGAGGGCAATGTTAGAGGACCGCATGGACCATAAGGCGGGGGCCACACCAGGTGTCAATAGTCTAAAAATTACTTCACAATGTGCAAATAACTAGGTAGGTCATACGGTTGGTCCCAcaagttaaaaaaaaatctgcttTTACTCAACCTCCTCATTTCCAACGCCAACTGTTTCAGTTTAATATCCATTTGTACACAATAAAATCAAAAGTTAATATATTCTATTCTTTTATGGCCGGTCCATATGGCTATGAACTACTTTAGCAATCATTGCTATAAAGACCACATGTGCAATGTATATAGCTAGTCCTCAaaggtgcatttattgcataaTGACTACTTTTTTACCACATTGCGGCTGCCCTTACCCCACGATGTATGCATGCCATGTGACATGTCTCTAAGAGAACCACGCCACCTGGTAGAGGATTTAAGGGCACCCTACTACTAGCACCGTACCTTGCATCAGAgctcattcttgggcttcatcTATTGTGCCGTGCCATCGTGGTCTAGATCCTGTGATATCAGGCAGGTTTCAAATTGTGTATAAAATTCCTACAATGAAAATAGAGGCTCGAGCGGTCGAGTCCACTCACTCATGGTTCgaagcagaaaaaaaaaaaggctcgCACTTGCTCCCAGCCCAACCTGATGACCTGATAGCAACACGGTTAGAGCCTCCTCCGATCTCCAATTCTCCGTAAAATGATTTTTCCACTAGTATCACGTGAAAATGGCCGACAAACTCGATGGAATGAGTTACAAGCAAAAATGATAGGTGGCCctgccaaaaagaaaaaagcgacTTGAAAATTGTGGCCATATAACTCGCGGATTCAGTGGTGAATCCAGAATTCAAAGGTAGGGTAGtccaaagcaaaaaaaaaaatgaataccACAAGTCTACAAACAGAGTAATAAAATATCTTATAAACGTCTTCAAATCAATATTTAAGTATGAAAACTTGTATCAAATGAAGCAAGAAGTTACAAATTACAATATGTAATTCTTGGGCTGCCCGCCTGCCCCCTTCAGATGctaaagacaaaaaaaaagaccaTCAAAGTACTTCTTGGGCTAAATCTTAGAGTGGGCCATGGGTGACGGCCCACCCTATGGATGGGGCTGCCCGGATTGATCAAGTTGAGTTCAGTGTTTTTGATCCGCCCTGCTCGGATTGATCTAGTTGAGTACCGAGTCCCAACTTCCGTTTCAAAATGCTCAGCACTCCTCACTTAACGTGCCAACTTTGATCAAACATTTTTTAGAATATCTGTAAATATTTAATGTTTATACATTAGTAGATTTGTTACGAAATAGACTTTATTACTATCTGAGATTTTTAAGTATGCATAaaatctttttaaaaaaaagtttgatCAACAGTTGGCATGCTAAACGAGGAGTGCCAAGTACTTGGAAACGGAGGTTAGAGCATTTCTAAGAGTTTACCAAATTTTATTTGGCAATGGCaaatcttgtgttttgccaatttctaaaaagatatgtcaagtaaaaaaagagctcatctccaatagtttgacataattcacttgccaaatccagataTAACTTACATCAGAAACcttagagagaaacaaaattatgtttATACCCTTCCACCTCATGAAAACTTACATCAAGAACCCTGAGACagaaacaaaattatttttatgtCCTTCCACCTCTTCTGATATGGACGGATGCGCCGCGGATACAAGTGTGCATATATACGCGCGCGGAGGCTCTTTTTTCGAATTTGGCATAAATGGCAATCTTGGATGAGGAACTGTTGGAGAAGattttttctgtttttgttAAAAAATAAGAATGGCAATCTGGAATGGGGAACTCTCGGAGATGCTCTTAGTACCTAATTATAACGGTCAATGAAATACTATAATAATAAATTGTCACTCCAGTTTACTTAGACTCGGTAATGTTAGCCCAAAACAAACATGCCTTGTATTGCGGCTAAGTACGCACCAACCAATGcctcttattttttttcttgtttttctcATAAAAATTACTTCCTTTGTTTCAAATTGTAAATTGTTTTAATAAAGTTAGATATATAATTTTTGAGAAAGGAGCAAAAGTTATGCATCTagatttaccaaaaccacctaTATTTTGAAAAGGAGCGAGTAAATCCTGAAATTGGAGAAAGATATTTAATTTTAAACACCATGTGATTGTGCACGAGCACATTTATtttttagaaagaaaaaaaaaatcaagaaaccCGTCTGTACCTGTACATCGCCTCCTGCACAGCTCCAGTGTGGCTGAAATTGAAGATTCAGATTTCTGCCGGTGGGAGCGACACCCCGAAACTGATAATTCTAGGATGGAAATTCAGAGGCCACGAACACCAAATCCACAGGAGCACAGTCGGGAAATAACAAAATTTCagagtccgccgccgccgccttaccCCGAGCAATGGAGCTCTCCGTCGTGCCTTccacctccctctccccgcgccgcgcccctcCACTCCCGGCCaggagggcggcgcggcggccggccttcGCAtgccgctgcagctgctccccgGGCGAGTCCCCCGGGGCCACCCGGCGGTGGTtcgcctccctcctcgccgccgccgcaggttcTTGATTGTTCTGCTGTCTGCTCTGTTCTGCTCGACGGTTCGCCGGGGTGCGCGTTCTGATCGTTTCTTGGTGTTCCTTGGCGCAGTGGTGGGAGTTGGCGTGGCCGGAGGGGAAGCCGGCGCGGTGTCCACCAGCCGGAGGGCGGTAAGGACCTGGCGACCTTGTACTCTGCTACAGCATTTCTCAAAGATGGTGTCAGGATTTGGTTGATCTTGTGAAGTTGGGTTGAGATGTCTGTGCCTTGTTTTCGTGTGTTTGGTTGATTGAATCGGCAGCTCAGGGCGTCCAAGATTCCGGAGAGCGAGTTCACAACCCTGCCAAATGGCCTCAAGTATGCACTTGCTCCAATTCTACTTCATGCCAGTCTGATTTTTTTAGAGTTTAAGGGTAAAACTCCGCTGTCTTAAGCAAGAAGAAGACATGTCGGTCTGATGGTTGGGTGGATTAAGGATTTGTTTCTGTTTTGTGCTGTGTCACGTATCATCATCTCCACATGGGCATAAAATAGTGCTAGTGCTTACTGATTTTTTGTCTTGTTGCTTGGTGCGTGGAAACTAGAATTAGACTGAACACTGGGCTCAATTTCCTTCCTGGTGTGGCATTCCACTGATGATGAAGATCgctgattttttttagaaaaatgaaTTCTTCAAAATAGGCCATTTCACATGTGAAATTCTTTATTCAAAGTTCAGACATTGTTCTGATTTTGTTTGACTGAATGCTTAAGCATGCTTTTCCATTGTTTGAGGATGGACTAACTTGCCAAACTTCTGACCAGGTACTATGACATCAAGGTAGGAAGTGGGGCTCAAGCTGTTAAAGGATCCCGTGTCGCGGTACGTAACTAAGTACCGATTCGTGCATCTTGGACCTAGTGTAGCATGAGCTAACCGTAATGGACGAATCAGTGGCATATGCACTTCCACTGCAGTATGCAAATCATAGCTGACACTGAACAGAATAATCCCAAGGAAAGGATACCTAAGCCTGAGCTCTCCTGAGTCCTGGGACTGGAAAGTCTGAATTGTGCTCATTTGTTTACCGACTTGAAGGCTAAATTTCATATCTAGAAGTTATTTCTTTCAGATGTGATAGGTGCTCTTGTTTGAAGCATGCTTACCAGACAGTCTCTTGCTGTTTTGTAATTTGCTCATGTTTTGATAAATCACGTTATTCAATTAATGTCTTGCTTGAAATAAGTTAGCATGCTATAATGAAAAGATTGCTGAAAAGTGTGCGCTAAACTAAGAGGGTTCCAGTTGAACTTTGAATGGTTGTATATATACCAATGTTGTCACACATAAGTACATAACAATAATGAATCATGAACTACTCACATACGACATATATGGATGTTTACCAGCTGCATATTTATTACAGATCCATATTTTGTTTCGTATGATGATCGATGCTTATTTTAGTGTAGGTACATTATGTGGCCAAGTGGAAGGGCATCACGTTCATGACAAGCAGGCAGGGTCTCGGTGTTGGAGGTGGAACGGTAATGCTAGGACATCTTCTATTCTTCTGCCTCTTTCTCCATATAATTGCTACATGTCATTCTCACATTCAAATGTGTTTTCAATTATACATGTCAGCCGTTATAGTGAGCTAAATTTTCCTGACATATTATGAAATTCTGGTATTGGTGAAGTTCCTTGTTCAATATATTTGTACTTATGTTTATATGATTATTATGATTATTTCAGTGCTTCTTCATTTGCATGAGTTGATGTTGTTGGTATTTTCGGTATACAACAAATCCTGATTAGTTTTCTGATTTTGATATTTATGGAATGATCATAATTGATGGTCTCGGCTGtgattattttatatatactgCATTTTACAAGCCTTAAAGTTATGTGCAGCCATATGGATTTGATGTTGGCAATTCTGAGAGAGGCAATGTTTTAAAAGGACTGGATCTTGGGGTTGAGGGTATGAAAGTTGGTGGCCAGGTAAGTTAATGCCAAGTTTTAATTTGGTTTCCATCTATGATCTATCTTTtcaaataaataaatgcattgaATATATAGACAACTAGTACAGTGCCACTGATTCTATAaactactactccctccgtcccaaattattaatcgttttggcttttctagatacatagattttgctacacacctagacataatatatatctagatgtatAGCAAAAACTCTGcacctagaaaagccaaaacgactaataagtAATAATTGGGGACTGAGGGAGTAGTATATTGTCACTGGCTCGATCAGTTTATAAACCAGAATGAGGATAACTAAGTTCTCCCTTCATATACATTATCAAAGACAATGTCAATGATATTCCTATAATCTGTTAAACAAAGATAATTGTGCAAGTTACTTGTGGCACATAAAAATAGAATATTGAATATCCACTTGTGtttcaaacaaaagaaaagatgcatagCAAATGTAGATCTACTTCCTTTACTTTATTGTTTTCAACAAACATATATGAGAATCTTTAATAGCATTGGAAAACATAATGATGGAATTGTCAGAGGTTGATCATCGTTCCTCCTGAACTGGCGTATGGAAAGAAAGGTGTCCAAGAAATTCCTCCAAATGCAACCATTGAGGTAAACTGTCATTTGTTCCCACGTAATTTACAAAATATGTCCTTTTTTTGTGTATGCCCTGGTTCAGTTTTGCCTTATCTCCATCTATTTTGTTTTTACACTCTCTTTTCAACAGCTGGATGTTGAGTTACTATCAATCAAGCAGAGTGCATTTGGGTAAGTGTGGTTGACCACTTGTAACTGacgttcatttttttttctccaactGTCACTATAATATAAGTTTCCTTTTCTTCAGGACTCCTGTGAAGATCGTCGAAGGATAACTGTGCATAGCATTGTAAAGAGAATGGTACATATTTGTGTGGAAAGTAGAGTGCTGCTTCGAAAAAAGGCTAGTTTACAAAGATATACTGGTGGTATTGCATTGATAGTGCACTCGTGTAAGATTTTGAACTCCATTGAAATATAGAATTCGTTTTCCTCTTATAGGTGCTGAAAATAAATCAGCTATTCCAATTTCTATATTGCCTGTACTGCTTAGAAAAACCCTTGCCGTAAATATTTAGGTGGAAAGAAAAGTATAAAAGGTTCGTAGCTCGATAGCTATGTGATTGATGATTTGGGCTTCAAGTGGCAGTTTTGTGTTTTGAGTTAAGAAGGTACATAGTATGCATTTGTGCAAATACAGAAACAAGAATAGGCAACTAGATGTGTAAAGCAAAGGCCGAAAGGTAAGGACCTAAATGGGCTGTCTTCATCTAGGACACGCAAGCAAAAAGGTGGATTTTACCCATCACGCAAACCTGGCTTATCTGTGGTGAGTTGGTCTGCTTTCTGTATAAGCATGTCCCTTTTCACTAGTTTTATTACTAATTCTATTCTATAATCAGCCATAACCACAAGGAGGGAAGCCTTGACTGGTAGAGAAGGTTCCATGCTGCCAGCAGTAGATGATCCTtggcaatttttttaaaaaaaaaagaagaagaagaagaagagggaagCCTTTGCATCTTCTGCATG
This window contains:
- the LOC120664716 gene encoding peptidyl-prolyl cis-trans isomerase FKBP16-4, chloroplastic-like isoform X2, which codes for MELSVVPSTSLSPRRAPPLPARRAARRPAFACRCSCSPGESPGATRRWFASLLAAAAVVGVGVAGGEAGAVSTSRRALRASKIPESEFTTLPNGLKYYDIKVGSGAQAVKGSRVAVHYVAKWKGITFMTSRQGLGVGGGTPYGFDVGNSERGNVLKGLDLGVEGMKVGGQRLIIVPPELAYGKKGVQEIPPNATIELDVELLSIKQSAFGTPVKIVEG